A region from the Negativicoccus succinicivorans genome encodes:
- a CDS encoding aspartate aminotransferase family protein, giving the protein MKRSQELIQEESHYFAPAGRIPYYPLVIDHAHGSTLTDVDGNEYLDLLTSASALNVGHTPEPIVNAIIAQVKKMIHYTPAYMYHEPLVHLAKKMCEITPGDFEKRVIFGLTGSDANDALIKFARGYTGRPYIISFVNAYHGSTYGSISMSAISQNMRRKIGPLLPGFYHIPFPDSYRGMYGSAEPNTVEEYLAPLKEMLATYVPPEEVAAVVIETLQGDGGLLQPVDGYFEALQKLCKEHGILFCVDDTQQGLGRTGTWCSLEHWHLDPDLVVYGKSLAAGLPLSALVGRKEIMESLDRPAHLFTTGANPVCCAAALATLQYIEDNDLLAESTRKGKIARERMEDWRERFDCVGDVRGLGLSLGVDIVADKKAKTKDPHAALVICNRAYEKGVVMIAFAGSVLRFQLPLTITDEELNKALDVIEETLTEWQEGRLADYKVDGQGW; this is encoded by the coding sequence ATGAAACGCTCCCAGGAATTAATTCAAGAAGAAAGTCATTATTTTGCGCCGGCCGGTCGGATTCCGTATTATCCGCTGGTCATTGATCATGCGCACGGTTCGACGCTGACCGATGTCGACGGTAACGAATACCTCGACTTGTTGACAAGCGCCAGTGCCTTGAATGTGGGGCACACACCGGAGCCGATCGTGAATGCCATTATCGCCCAGGTCAAGAAAATGATTCATTATACTCCGGCCTACATGTACCACGAGCCTTTGGTACATCTTGCGAAAAAAATGTGCGAAATCACGCCGGGAGATTTTGAAAAACGCGTTATCTTCGGCTTGACCGGTTCCGATGCCAACGATGCTCTGATCAAGTTCGCCCGCGGGTACACGGGTCGTCCGTACATTATCTCCTTCGTGAACGCGTACCACGGCTCGACGTACGGTTCGATTTCCATGTCGGCGATCAGTCAAAACATGCGCCGCAAAATCGGTCCGTTGTTGCCGGGCTTCTACCATATTCCGTTTCCGGACAGCTACCGCGGCATGTACGGCAGCGCGGAACCGAATACGGTGGAAGAATACCTCGCGCCGCTGAAAGAAATGTTGGCGACCTACGTGCCGCCGGAAGAAGTGGCGGCGGTGGTTATCGAAACATTGCAAGGCGACGGCGGCTTGTTGCAGCCGGTGGACGGTTACTTCGAAGCCTTGCAGAAGTTGTGTAAAGAACACGGCATTCTCTTTTGCGTTGACGACACGCAGCAGGGGCTCGGACGCACCGGCACATGGTGCTCGCTGGAACACTGGCATTTGGATCCCGACCTTGTCGTTTACGGTAAATCGCTCGCGGCGGGACTGCCGCTCTCCGCTTTGGTCGGACGCAAAGAGATTATGGAAAGTCTGGATCGTCCCGCGCATTTATTTACGACCGGAGCCAATCCGGTATGTTGTGCGGCGGCGCTTGCGACTTTGCAATACATCGAAGACAATGATTTACTCGCGGAAAGCACGCGTAAAGGCAAGATCGCGCGCGAGCGGATGGAAGATTGGCGCGAACGTTTCGACTGCGTCGGTGACGTTCGCGGTTTAGGCCTTTCACTCGGCGTTGATATCGTCGCCGATAAAAAAGCGAAAACGAAAGATCCTCACGCCGCGCTCGTTATTTGCAACCGCGCCTACGAAAAAGGCGTCGTGATGATCGCTTTCGCCGGCAGTGTTTTGCGTTTCCAACTGCCGCTGACGATCACGGATGAAGAACTCAATAAAGCATTGGATGTTATCGAAGAAACTTTAACGGAATGGCAGGAGGGCCGGCTCGCCGATTATAAAGTCGACGGGCAAGGCTGGTAA
- a CDS encoding type II secretion system protein GspD, with protein sequence MNVQKELTAIVPAEQVQINPESASVIVYGTPRELAEVDQLLKKIDYAYRQVNVSVEVVAVNRDHIKELGIDWDWLPLTGSARYETRYERGRGAREKVEEIVTPDGFGSIQFGKTVAGHPYSFFFRAKLNALVADGNAQILARPNITTVNGKTARILIGNKIPVLVDQITNGEKVTTTEYRDAGIRLLYTPRVNAAGEITADVTAEVSTPYLVPELRAYRITTREAQTTVRLQPGEALTIGGLIDREEQTSERRVPILSEIPILGRLFRTTEHTKNNAEIMITITADLLPERPPQP encoded by the coding sequence GTGAACGTGCAAAAAGAGCTCACGGCGATTGTGCCGGCGGAACAGGTGCAAATTAACCCGGAGAGCGCGAGCGTCATCGTCTACGGGACGCCGCGCGAACTGGCGGAAGTGGACCAGCTGCTGAAGAAAATCGACTACGCGTATCGGCAGGTCAATGTCTCGGTGGAAGTCGTCGCGGTCAATCGCGATCATATCAAAGAACTCGGGATTGATTGGGACTGGTTGCCGCTGACGGGCAGCGCGCGCTATGAAACGCGCTACGAACGCGGCCGCGGCGCACGGGAGAAAGTGGAAGAAATCGTCACGCCCGACGGGTTCGGTTCGATTCAATTCGGCAAAACCGTGGCGGGGCATCCGTACTCCTTTTTCTTTCGCGCGAAATTAAATGCGCTGGTCGCCGACGGCAACGCGCAAATTTTGGCGCGACCGAATATCACGACGGTCAACGGCAAGACGGCGCGAATTTTAATCGGCAATAAAATTCCCGTGCTGGTCGATCAGATCACCAATGGTGAAAAAGTGACGACGACGGAATATCGCGACGCGGGCATACGCCTTTTATATACGCCGCGCGTCAATGCGGCCGGCGAGATCACGGCCGACGTGACGGCGGAAGTATCGACGCCGTACCTTGTTCCGGAACTGCGGGCTTACCGTATCACGACGCGCGAAGCGCAAACGACCGTGCGCCTGCAACCGGGCGAAGCGCTTACGATCGGCGGTCTGATTGATCGCGAGGAGCAAACAAGCGAACGGCGCGTGCCGATTTTAAGTGAAATTCCGATTCTCGGACGATTGTTCCGCACGACCGAGCATACGAAAAATAATGCGGAAATTATGATAACGATTACGGCGGACTTGCTTCCGGAGCGGCCGCCGCAGCCATAA
- a CDS encoding ABC-F family ATP-binding cassette domain-containing protein → MAMIKVAGLSKAFGIETIFKNVTFTVTEGQRVGLVGRNGAGKSTLLRCVMGTMEADSGSVSVTDQATIGYVQQSIDFGAQTLRKVVETAWEDVRRIEHELEDLTMRMGRTSDPALLERYAKLEDRFERLGGYAYETMTRRILIGLGFTEADWDRAANDFSGGQKTRINLARALVRRPDFLLLDEPTNHLDIAMTEWLEDFLRSYRGGILLVSHDRYFLDAVTTNILDLEQHRVTSYRGNYSTFSKKKAARLYADLRAYEKQQEEITQTEAYIRKYKAGIKAKQARGRQSQLNRLERLQKPVTETTLAFSFRPATGTAERVLDVQELAAAYGDRTIFKDISFLLRRGDTVGIIGPNGIGKSTLLSVITGEKTPAHGTVTFGNRVALGYYSQEHTNLHPSRTVLEEVMQEYGCGEDDARHILGGFLFRGDDVYRLVGQLSGGEQARLALLLLLLEEPNVLILDEPTNHLDIPTREMIEDALLEFGGTYLVVSHDRYLLDRLVQRTLSFEDGTFREYLGNYSYWKEKRKELLETGRIPTPETAEPRKKENTVTPSADVSPAPPSSRATDSFRAAPQAEKKIAALEQEIARTEATITMIETQIVQTVDANALTELAESLSAAQEKLTTQYEKWEHWAQMLE, encoded by the coding sequence ATGGCTATGATCAAAGTCGCCGGGCTCTCGAAAGCCTTCGGCATCGAAACTATTTTTAAAAATGTCACATTCACCGTCACGGAAGGACAGCGCGTCGGCTTGGTCGGCCGCAACGGCGCGGGCAAATCGACGCTGCTGCGTTGCGTCATGGGGACAATGGAGGCGGACTCGGGCAGCGTGAGCGTGACCGATCAGGCGACGATCGGTTACGTGCAGCAAAGTATTGATTTCGGCGCGCAGACATTGCGCAAAGTGGTGGAAACCGCATGGGAAGACGTGCGGCGAATCGAACATGAACTCGAGGATCTGACTATGCGCATGGGGCGGACTTCCGATCCGGCGCTGCTCGAACGCTACGCGAAACTGGAAGACCGCTTTGAACGGCTCGGCGGCTACGCCTATGAAACGATGACGCGCCGGATCTTGATCGGTCTCGGCTTTACGGAAGCGGACTGGGATCGCGCGGCGAATGATTTCTCCGGCGGTCAAAAAACCAGGATCAATTTGGCGCGCGCGCTCGTGCGGCGGCCGGATTTTTTATTGCTGGATGAACCGACGAACCATTTGGATATCGCGATGACGGAATGGCTTGAAGATTTCTTGCGCAGTTATCGCGGCGGCATTTTGCTGGTGTCCCATGACCGCTACTTTTTGGACGCGGTGACGACGAACATTCTGGATCTCGAGCAGCATCGAGTCACATCGTATCGCGGCAATTACAGCACTTTCAGTAAAAAGAAAGCGGCGCGTTTATATGCCGACTTGCGCGCGTATGAAAAGCAGCAGGAAGAAATTACGCAAACCGAAGCCTACATTCGCAAATATAAAGCGGGTATCAAGGCGAAGCAGGCGCGCGGACGGCAAAGCCAACTAAATCGTCTGGAACGCCTGCAAAAGCCGGTGACAGAAACGACGCTCGCCTTTTCGTTTCGTCCGGCGACCGGCACGGCGGAACGCGTCTTGGATGTGCAGGAGCTGGCAGCGGCGTATGGGGATCGCACTATTTTTAAGGATATTTCCTTTTTGTTGCGTCGCGGCGATACTGTCGGCATCATCGGCCCGAACGGCATCGGCAAGTCGACGCTTTTGTCCGTGATTACCGGCGAAAAAACACCGGCGCACGGCACGGTCACATTCGGCAATCGCGTCGCGCTCGGCTACTATTCGCAGGAACACACCAATTTGCATCCGAGCCGCACGGTGCTTGAAGAGGTCATGCAGGAATACGGCTGCGGCGAAGATGACGCGCGTCATATTTTGGGCGGTTTTCTCTTCCGCGGCGATGACGTGTATCGTCTCGTCGGTCAGCTCTCCGGCGGGGAGCAGGCGCGGCTGGCGTTGCTGCTGTTGCTTTTGGAAGAACCGAATGTGCTCATTTTAGACGAACCGACAAACCATTTGGATATCCCGACGCGCGAAATGATTGAAGACGCGTTGCTCGAGTTCGGCGGCACGTACCTGGTCGTGTCCCATGACCGTTACCTTTTGGATCGGCTGGTGCAACGCACGCTTTCATTTGAAGACGGCACTTTCCGTGAATATTTGGGCAACTATTCCTATTGGAAAGAAAAACGCAAGGAACTGCTGGAGACCGGTCGCATTCCGACACCGGAGACGGCAGAGCCGCGCAAAAAAGAAAATACGGTTACGCCGTCGGCGGACGTTTCGCCCGCGCCGCCTTCATCGCGCGCGACGGATTCTTTCCGCGCGGCACCGCAGGCGGAGAAAAAAATCGCGGCGCTCGAGCAGGAAATCGCCCGCACGGAAGCGACGATCACGATGATTGAGACGCAGATCGTGCAAACGGTCGATGCGAACGCGTTGACGGAACTGGCCGAATCGCTTTCGGCCGCGCAGGAAAAGCTGACCACGCAGTACGAAAAATGGGAACACTGGGCGCAAATGCTTGAGTAA